The nucleotide sequence GGTAAAGTCTATATCAAATCGGTAAACGGAAGACGCGGAAAAAAAGTGATGCGTGTCACAAGAATCCCGAACAGGGGATATCAATACAGTTATTACGTAAATGGCCTGGTCGTCGGCACTGTAAGACGGTTTCAAGATTTTATCAAAACGGCGCGTCCATTCTTTCATGACAACGATCATGTGATCATCCAGCAGGCCATTCCTCTCATGCAAATCGGCGACCGCTCTGTCGATTTCCGGGCTGAGGTGCAACGGAACGGACAAGGTGAGCTTGAAATCGTAGGCATCTGCGCGCGCATCGGTCATCCAAACTCTCCCATCACCACCCATTCCGAAGCTTATCGGTTTGAGGAATTCTTTCAGGACCATCTGAATTATAGCGAGGAGAAAACGGTACGCTTGCGGAAGAAGGTGGAGGATTTTCTTCTAAATGTCTATGATTGCATGGAAAAAAACTATGGTCCGTTTGGCGAAATCGGAATTGACTTTGGATTGGACGAACACGAAAAAATTTGGTTTATCGAATGCAATGCAAAATCGGCGAAAGTATCGCTCAAAAAAGCGTATGATGACAAGACCCTGCAACGGGCATTTATCAACCCGCTGGAATATGCCAGGTATATTTACAACTACGAGTAACGTCATCTCCTCCCATTACCCAAAAGATCAAAAAGGAGGCCATCTTGGTGATGAAGACCAAGTATGTGACCAATATCGAAAAGATCCCCCACTTATCAGAAGGTGAGAAGAAAGCATTAAAACAGGTAACCGAAAAGTTTGTGTTCCGTATCAATGACTATTATTTAAATCTGATTGATTGGTCCGACCCTAACGATCCAATTCGAAAAATCGTCATTCCCAATGTAGATGAATTGGAAGAGTACGGCAGTTGGGACGCTTCGGACGAAGAAACCAATTATGTCGCAAAAGGCTGCCAGCACAAGTATAAAACAACCGCTCTCCTATTGGTCTCAGAAGTATGCGGAGCCTATTGCCGCTACTGCTTTCGGAAACGGTTGTTCCGTGCCGATGTGAAGGAAGTAACTTCCGATGTCAACGATGGCATCGATTATATAGCGAGAACTCCCGAGATCAACAACGTGCTGCTAACCGGCGGCGATCCGCTCATTTTGGCAACCAAAAAACTGCAGCTCATCCTTGAGAAGTTGAGGGCTATTGAACATGTCAAAATCATCCGCATCGGCTCAAAAATGCCGGTGTTCAATCCCATGAGAATTTATGAGGACCAGGAGCTGCTGGATGTGATTCGCCAGCATTCTACTGTGGATCAGCGGATCTATATCATGGCACACGTCAACCACCCGAGTGAACTGACGGAAGAGGCAAAAAGGGCTTTCCAGTCTTTACATGATGCAGGAGCCATTGTGGTCAATCAGACCCCGGTATTAAAAGGGATAAATGACGACCCGGTTGTCCTCGGCGCATTGCTGGATCGGTTGTCCTGGGCGGGAGTCACTCCGTATTATTTCTTTGTCAACCGGCCGGTGGCCGGAAACCGTTCCTTTGTCCTGACCCTGGAAGAGGTGTACAAAATCGTCGAAGAGGCCAAAGCCAGGACGTCGGGATTGGGGAAAAGGGTCAGGCTGTGCATGAGCCACAGTTCCGGAAAGATCGAAATCCTGGCGATCGAAAACGGCAAGGCATATCTCAAATATCATCAATCCCGAGACGGGGAATACGGCAAATTCATGGTTTTGGATTGTCCGAAAGAGGCAACCTGGTTTGATGACTTGCCAGGAAACGAACAATATTGGAAAAAAACGCAAGAATCAACAAACGAAGTATGATTTTTAAATACAGAGAAAAGGGGAAAGGTACATGTGAATCAAAATCGTACACCCTTGTTCTCAGGATTGGCAGAACATGCGAATCGGAAGCCCATCCAGTTTCATATCCCAGGCCACAAAAGAGGCGCCTGGATAGAGCCGGAGTTCAGGCGTTTTATCGGGGATAACGCGCTGTCTATCGATTTGATCAATATTGCACCCCTCGACGATCTTCACGCTCCATCCGGCATCATTCGCGAAGCGCAAGAGCTGGCGGCGAATGCGTTCGGCGCGGACGGTACGTTATTCTCCGTACAAGGAACGAGCGGCGCCATCATGACCATGATCCTG is from Bacillus thermozeamaize and encodes:
- a CDS encoding KamA family radical SAM protein, with translation MMKTKYVTNIEKIPHLSEGEKKALKQVTEKFVFRINDYYLNLIDWSDPNDPIRKIVIPNVDELEEYGSWDASDEETNYVAKGCQHKYKTTALLLVSEVCGAYCRYCFRKRLFRADVKEVTSDVNDGIDYIARTPEINNVLLTGGDPLILATKKLQLILEKLRAIEHVKIIRIGSKMPVFNPMRIYEDQELLDVIRQHSTVDQRIYIMAHVNHPSELTEEAKRAFQSLHDAGAIVVNQTPVLKGINDDPVVLGALLDRLSWAGVTPYYFFVNRPVAGNRSFVLTLEEVYKIVEEAKARTSGLGKRVRLCMSHSSGKIEILAIENGKAYLKYHQSRDGEYGKFMVLDCPKEATWFDDLPGNEQYWKKTQESTNEV